The following proteins are co-located in the Manihot esculenta cultivar AM560-2 chromosome 9, M.esculenta_v8, whole genome shotgun sequence genome:
- the LOC110622832 gene encoding mitochondrial Rho GTPase 1, producing MAKVASGTTSPGGKGGVRIVVAGDRGTGKSSLIVTAATDNYPVNVPPVLPPTRLPDDFYPDRIPVTIIDTSSRVEDSGKVAEELKRADAVVLTYACDKPETLDRLSTFWLPELRRLEVKVPVIVVGCKLDLRDENQQVSLEQVMSPIMQQFREIETCIECSAFKHIQIPEVFYYAQKAVLHPTGPLFDQESQTLKPRCVRALKRIFILCDHDRDGALSDAELNDFQVKCFNAPLQPSEIVGVKRVVEEKLPGGGATDRGVNERGLTLTGFLFLHALFIEKGRLETTWTVLRKFGYNNDIKLADELIPTFKRAPDQSVELTNETIEFLRGIYELFDSDYDNNLRPVELEDIFSTAPESPWDEAPYKDAAERTALGGLSVNAFLSEWALMTLLDPSRALENLIYIGYPGDPSAAVRITRRRRLDRKKQQSERNVFQCFVFGPKNAGKSALLNSFIGRQFADTSSSTEEKYAVNVVDLPGSGIKKTLILREIPEDGVKKLLSNKESLALCDIAIFVHDSSDEFSWRRATELLVEVASHGEDTGYEVPCLIVAAKDDLSSFPMAIQESTRVSQDMGIEAPIPISSKMGDTNNVFRRIVNAAEHPHLSIPETEAGRSRKQYHRLINRSLMFVSVGAAVTIVGLAAYRVYAARKNTSG from the exons atggcGAAAGTTGCAAGTGGAACTACTAGCCCGGGCGGTAAGGGTGGAGTCCGTATCGTGGTAGCTGGAGACCGTGGCACTGGGAAGTCGAGCTTGATAGTCACAGCCGCCACTGACAATTATCCGGTTAACGTTCCACCGGTTCTCCCGCCCACGAGGCTGCCTGATGATTTCTACCCTGACCGAATCCCCGTTACCATCATCGATACTTCCTCCAG AGTGGAGGATTCTGGTAAAGTAGCTGAAGAACTGAAGCGAGCTGATGCTGTTGTTCTTACTTATGCATGTGACAAGCCAGAGACTCTTGATCGATTGAGTACATTCTGGCTTCCAGAGCTCCGTCGATTGGAG GTTAAGGTGCCAGTCATAGTGGTGGGTTGCAAGCTGGATTTAAGAGATGAGAACCAGCAGGTGAGCTTGGAGCAAGTGATGTCACCAATAATGCAACAGTTTCGGGAAATTGAGACTTGCATCGAGTGTTCGGCATTTAAACATATTCAG ATCCCTGAGGTTTTCTACTATGCACAGAAAGCAGTGCTTCACCCAACTGGTCCCCTATTTGATCAGGAATCACAAACTTTGAAGCCTAGGTGTGTAAGAGCCTTGAAGCGTATTTTTATTCTTTGTGATCATGACAGGGATGGTGCCCTCAGTGATGCAGAACTAAATGATTTTCag GTCAAATGTTTCAATGCTCCATTACAGCCTTCTGAAATAGTTGGTGTTAAGAGGGTTGTGGAAGAAAAGTTACCTGGTGGAGGAGCCACTGATAGAGGAGTCAACGAACGAGGCCTTACTCTGACTGGCTTCCTTTTTCTCCATGCGCTGTTCATTGAAAAAGGACGTCTGGAGACTACTTGGACTGTCCTAAGAAAATTTGGATACAATAATGATATCAAACTTGCTGATGAGCTAATTCCAACATTCAAACGAGCTCCTGATCAG AGTGTGGAGCTCACAAATGAAACCATTGAGTTCTTGAGGGGAATCTACGAATTGTTCGATAGCGATTAT GATAATAACCTGCGACCTGTAGAACTTGAGGATATTTTTTCTACTGCACCAGAAAG CCCATGGGATGAAGCTCCATATAAGGATGCTGCAGAGAGAACAGCATTGGGAGGGCTATCAGTTAATGCATTTTTGTCTGAG TGGGCACTTATGACGCTTCTGGATCCATCTCGTGCTTTGGAGAATTTGATCTACATTGGATATCCTGGTGATCCTTCTGCTGCTGTACGTATAACAAGGAGACGGCGTCTAGATCGTAAGAAACAACAATCAGAAAGAAATGTTTTCCAGTGTTTTGTCTTTGGACCCAAGAATGCTGGGAAGTCTGCATTATTGAATTCTTTTATTGGAAG GCAATTTGCTGATACTTCTTCAAGTACTGAGGAGAAGTATGCAGTGAACGTTGTTGATTTACCCGGGTCG GGAATTAAGAAAACCCTTATCTTGAGAGAAATTCCTGAGGATGGAGTCAAGAAACTGCTGTCCAATAAGGAGTCTCTGGCATTGTGTGATATAGCTATTTTTGTTCATGACAG CTCTGATGAGTTCTCATGGAGGAGGGCGACTGAATTGCTTGTGGAAGTTGCTAGTCACGGTGAGGATACTGGCTATGAGGTGCCTTGCCTAATTGTTGCTGCTAAAGATGATCTAAGTTCTTTTCCAATGGCCATACAAGAATCTACAAGG GTTAGTCAGGATATGGGAATAGAGGCTCCTATTCCCATCAGTTCTAAGATGGGTGATACCAACAATGTCTTCCGCAGGATTGTTAATGCAGCAGAACATCCTCATTTAAGCATTCCTGAAACTGAAGCAGGGAGAAGTCGCAAACAATACCATCGACTCATCAATCGTTCTCTGATGTTTGTTTCAG TTGGAGCTGCAGTGACCATCGTTGGGCTGGCAGCTTACCGTGTCTATGCTGCAAGGAAGAATACATCTGGTTGA
- the LOC110623344 gene encoding putative UDP-glucuronate:xylan alpha-glucuronosyltransferase 4, whose protein sequence is MPIMASASTLRSFQRLFTFSLFFLCAAIALLALSFNTNSSLYYTTLLQAQANHGGSWFHLLSKMVDTQKLKIGLVNVDDDEIKSVYYDMYDHGSLAETVSVDFEPVSKDKKWEDFFPEWIDEDHKWGSPRCPEIPMPRLEDYLGLDVIVARVPCGGEGKNMKGIRDVWRLQVNLVVANLAVANGWPVQNQASEDMDRTVYVVFMGSCGPMQEIFRCDDLLTHVGDYWIYKPQLRKLKRKVLMPAGSCQIAPPFAETGQEIWRQTLPSPTSRLNATFQRAAYVTILHSSEAYVCGAIALAQSIIQTKSTKDLVLLHDSSITPKSLRGLRASGWKTKLIEPIRNPSAKKGSYNEWNYSKLRVWQLSDYDKVIFIDSDIIVLKNLDSFFLYPQISASANDKMLFNSGIMVIEPSKCRLKDLMSKTSKLASYNGGDQGFLNEAFTWWHRLPAKLNHLKVFVRKGNPNHEIPDDVYAVHFLGWKPWMCYRDYDCNWDIVARHNFASDSAHRRWWRVYDAMPKKLQKFCGLTRQMDERIRKWRRIAKDQGLPDGHWNINATDPRRHRLIS, encoded by the exons ATGCCGATAATGGCCTCTGCTTCGACCCTAAGATCATTTCAAAGACTCTTCACTTTCTCTCTATTCTTTCTCTGTGCAGCCATTGCTTTGCTAGCTTTGTCTTTCAACACAAATTCCTCCCTTTATTACACTACACTACTCCAAGCTCAGGCTAACCATGGCGGAAGCTGGTTCCATCTTCTTTCCAAAATGGTTGATACCcagaaactcaagattggttTGGTTAACGTAGATGATGATGAAATAAAGAGTGTTTATTatgatatgtatgatcatggaTCATTAGCAGAGACTGTTTCAGTGGATTTTGAGCCTGTTTCCAAGGACAAAAAATGGGAGGATTTTTTCCCTGAGTGGATAGATGAAGACCATAAGTGGGGTTCGCCACGGTGCCCGGAGATTCCCATGCCGAGACTGGAAGATTATCTCGGCTTGGATGTCATCGTGGCTAGGGTTCCTTGTGGTGGTGAGGGGAAGAATATGAAGGGGATTAGGGATGTTTGGAGGTTGCAAGTGAATTTGGTGGTGGCTAATCTTGCGGTGGCGAATGGGTGGCCGGTGCAAAACCAAGCTTCAGAAGACATGGATCGGACGGTGTACGTTGTGTTCATGGGGTCTTGTGGACCCATGCAAGAGATTTTTAGATGTGATGATCTATTAACTCATGTAGGTGATTATTGGATTTATAAGCCTCAGCTGAGGAAGCTGAAGCGCAAGGTACTAATGCCTGCTGGGTCTTGCCAGATTGCTCCACCATTTGCAGAGACTG GTCAGGAAATTTGGAGACAGACATTACCGTCACCTACGAGCAGGCTCAACGCCACATTCCAAAGGGCTGCCTATGTAACAATCCTCCATTCCTCAGAAGCTTATGTATGTGGTGCAATAGCTTTGGCTCAAAGCATAATTCAAACCAAATCAACCAAAGACCTTGTCCTCCTCCACGACTCCTCCATAACTCCGAAGTCTCTCCGAGGTTTAAGAGCTTCTGGTTGGAAAACCAAGTTGATAGAACCCATCAGAAATCCCTCTGCTAAAAAGGGTTCATACAATGAGTGGAACTACAGCAAGCTTAGAGTCTGGCAATTATCAGATTACGACAAAGTTATTTTCATAGATTCAGACATTATAGTTCTTAAAAACTTGGACAGTTTCTTTCTCTACCCTCAAATCTCAGCTTCTGCAAATGACAAGATGTTATTTAACTCTGGAATCATGGTGATAGAGCCATCGAAGTGCAGACTCAAAGATCTCATGTCCAAGACTTCGAAGCTAGCTTCTTACAATGGTGGTGATCAAGGGTTTCTCAATGAAGCTTTTACTTGGTGGCATAGGTTGCCTGCAAAGCTAAATCATCTCAAGGTCTTTGTAAGAAAAGGAAACCCAAATCATGAGATCCCAGACGATGTTTATGCTGTTCATTTTTTGGGGTGGAAGCCATGGATGTGTTATAGAGACTATGACTGCAATTGGGATATCGTGGCTCGTCACAATTTTGCCAGTGACTCGGCTCACCGAAGGTGGTGGCGGGTCTATGATGCTATGCCGAAGAAATTGCAGAAGTTTTGTGGGCTAACCAGGCAAATGGATGAGAGAATAAGGAAGTGGAGAAGGATAGCTAAAGACCAAGGGTTGCCTGATGGACATTGGAATATCAATGCTACAGACCCTAGACGACATCGTTTAATTTCTTGA